One region of Streptomyces davaonensis JCM 4913 genomic DNA includes:
- a CDS encoding phosphotransferase, which yields MHPAPPLGALLPQYAAGCAVACEPVDQGLLNRGYRLRTTRGRYFLKHHFDPETADPTAIARQHRATERLAGLGVPVAPPLPARDGRTVAVIGGHAYALHPWIDGRHRHGGQLTPGQCTRLGALLGAVHAGLERVMPPERRAPVVGADPADTFALITDLLARVRRHRPADSFDTLARHRLLERRALLERHADRRPPRGGPVGWVHGDFHPFNLLYKGDAPAAIVDWDRLGVQPRAEEAVRAAAIFFVRPAGTLDLPKVRAYTRAYRRTAGATASELAAAVHRVWWERLNDFWMLRWHYERGDTRADPQFPAASALVVWWTREYDAVCDAFVD from the coding sequence GTGCATCCCGCGCCCCCGCTGGGCGCCCTGCTGCCCCAGTACGCCGCCGGATGCGCCGTCGCCTGTGAACCGGTCGACCAAGGGCTGCTGAACCGCGGCTACCGGCTCCGCACCACTCGTGGCCGCTACTTCCTGAAGCACCACTTCGACCCCGAGACGGCCGACCCCACCGCCATCGCCCGCCAGCACCGGGCCACCGAGCGCCTGGCCGGCCTCGGCGTCCCGGTGGCGCCGCCACTGCCCGCGCGGGACGGCCGTACGGTCGCGGTGATCGGCGGCCACGCCTACGCCCTGCACCCCTGGATCGACGGCCGGCACCGGCACGGCGGGCAGCTCACACCGGGGCAGTGCACCCGTCTCGGCGCGCTGCTCGGGGCGGTCCACGCGGGCCTGGAACGGGTGATGCCGCCGGAGCGGCGGGCGCCCGTGGTCGGCGCCGACCCCGCCGACACCTTCGCCCTCATCACGGACCTGCTGGCCCGGGTGCGCCGGCACCGGCCCGCCGACTCCTTCGACACGCTCGCCCGGCACCGGCTGCTGGAACGGCGGGCGCTGCTGGAACGGCACGCCGACCGGCGTCCCCCGCGCGGGGGCCCGGTGGGCTGGGTGCACGGGGACTTCCACCCCTTCAACCTGCTCTACAAGGGCGACGCGCCCGCCGCGATCGTCGACTGGGACCGGCTCGGGGTGCAGCCCCGCGCGGAGGAGGCCGTACGAGCCGCCGCGATCTTCTTCGTCCGGCCCGCGGGCACCCTGGACCTGCCGAAGGTACGGGCCTACACGCGCGCGTACCGGCGCACGGCGGGCGCCACTGCCTCGGAGCTGGCGGCGGCCGTGCACCGGGTGTGGTGGGAGCGCCTCAACGACTTCTGGATGCTGCGCTGGCACTACGAGCGCGGCGACACCCGCGCCGACCCGCAGTTCCCGGCGGCCTCGGCACTGGTGGTGTGGTGGACGCGGGAGTACGACGCGGTGTGCGACGCGTTCGTGGACTGA
- a CDS encoding protein kinase domain-containing protein, with protein sequence MAQQQRAQGPSDPEATGGGMSDAPELWGNGGLVGDGRYRLTRRLGRGGMAEVFAAEDVRLGRTVAVKLLRADLAEDPVSKARFTREAQSVAGLNHHAIVAVYDSGEDFVGGQSVPYIVMELVEGRTIRDLLINAEAPGPEQALIIVSGVLEALAYSHQHGIVHRDIKPANVIITNNGAVKVMDFGIARALHGASTTMTQTGMVMGTPQYLSPEQALGKAVDHRSDLYATGCLLYELLALRPPFTGETPLSVVYQHVQDIPTPPSEASDACPPELDGLVMRSLAKEPDDRFQTAEEMRGLVQYGLQMLYDQGGHTGTWNTGPVDTHDGRHTPSAGFAQTAVMGHPGADASGTTQIPQPILPGGRYGGGDDGGFEGHGNKGSGRGKLWILAVLAVIAIAAGVALALNGDDDKTPGTDTTKSPSVTQSKDDETASESPSDDETAQPTDDTTDDGTGTDGGSGWTPSTSPTYTPSETATSEEPEPTDTATEPTEPTEEPTETDPEPTDPPEPTDGTVEGATGGDPAGD encoded by the coding sequence ATGGCACAGCAGCAGCGCGCTCAGGGCCCGTCCGACCCCGAGGCGACTGGCGGCGGTATGTCAGATGCGCCGGAGTTGTGGGGGAACGGCGGACTGGTCGGGGACGGCCGGTACCGGCTCACCCGCAGACTCGGCCGGGGCGGCATGGCCGAGGTGTTCGCCGCGGAGGATGTCCGGCTCGGACGGACCGTCGCGGTCAAGCTGCTGCGCGCCGACCTCGCCGAGGACCCGGTCTCCAAGGCCCGTTTCACGCGCGAGGCCCAGTCGGTGGCCGGCCTCAACCACCATGCCATCGTCGCCGTGTACGACTCCGGTGAAGATTTCGTGGGCGGCCAGAGCGTGCCGTACATCGTCATGGAGCTGGTCGAGGGGCGCACCATCCGCGATCTCCTCATCAACGCCGAGGCGCCCGGGCCCGAGCAGGCCCTGATCATCGTCTCCGGGGTGCTGGAGGCGCTCGCCTATTCGCATCAGCACGGCATCGTGCACCGCGACATCAAGCCGGCGAACGTCATCATCACCAACAACGGCGCGGTCAAGGTGATGGACTTCGGCATCGCCCGCGCCCTGCACGGCGCGTCCACCACCATGACCCAGACCGGCATGGTCATGGGCACCCCGCAGTACCTCTCCCCGGAGCAGGCGCTCGGCAAGGCGGTCGACCACCGCTCCGACCTGTACGCGACGGGCTGCCTCCTGTACGAACTCCTCGCGCTCAGGCCCCCGTTCACCGGCGAGACCCCCCTCTCGGTGGTCTACCAGCACGTCCAGGACATCCCGACGCCCCCGTCGGAGGCCTCCGACGCCTGCCCGCCGGAGCTGGACGGCCTGGTCATGCGCTCCCTCGCCAAGGAGCCCGACGACCGTTTCCAGACCGCCGAGGAGATGCGCGGCCTGGTCCAGTACGGCCTTCAGATGCTCTACGACCAGGGCGGCCACACCGGTACCTGGAACACCGGCCCGGTCGACACGCACGACGGCCGGCACACCCCGTCCGCGGGCTTCGCGCAGACGGCCGTGATGGGCCACCCGGGCGCGGACGCCTCCGGCACCACGCAGATCCCGCAGCCGATCCTGCCGGGCGGCCGGTACGGCGGCGGGGACGACGGCGGCTTCGAGGGACACGGCAACAAGGGCAGCGGCCGCGGCAAGCTGTGGATCCTCGCCGTGCTCGCGGTGATCGCCATCGCGGCGGGCGTCGCCCTCGCGCTGAACGGCGACGACGACAAGACGCCCGGCACGGACACCACCAAGTCGCCGAGCGTGACGCAGTCCAAGGACGACGAGACGGCCAGCGAGTCGCCGAGCGACGACGAGACCGCACAGCCGACCGACGACACCACCGACGACGGCACCGGCACGGACGGCGGCTCGGGCTGGACCCCGTCCACCTCGCCGACGTACACCCCGTCCGAGACGGCCACCAGCGAGGAGCCGGAGCCGACCGACACGGCGACCGAGCCGACGGAGCCGACCGAGGAGCCGACGGAGACGGACCCGGAGCCGACGGATCCGCCGGAGCCGACGGACGGCACGGTCGAGGGCGCCACGGGCGGGGACCCCGCGGGGGACTGA
- a CDS encoding protein kinase domain-containing protein: MSQDGAQGRYAGRALADGRYQLRDLLGEGGMASVHLAYDAVLDRQVAVKTLHTELGREQAFRERFRREAQAVAKLTHTNIVSVFDTGEDSLDGMTTPYIVMEYIEGRPLGSVLDEDIRQQGAMPADKALKITADVLAALEISHEMGLVHRDIKPGNVMMTKRGVVKVMDFGIARAMQSGVTSMTQTGMVVGTPQYLSPEQALGRGVDARSDLYSVGIMLFQLVTGRLPFEADSPLAIAYAHVQEEPVAPSSINRSLPPAVDALVARALRKNPNERFPSAEAMRDECLRVASSFQAAAPSIVPGAQTASGAGVGASVFPPVDQSTPAPSGQVQTPYQPAPTPNPYGAPTPAPAPSYGYPQAQPGYQTPPSAGYASTPPPYNLSPQTSVSGSGGGGGGRNNRPVIIGSIVVSVIAVGGLIAALMFNGGTKDDDPQADPSKSPSAVEGHRGPDKTKVIDTEKCTEPVESYNDPEKVELPDFTFKNYDSVRACARAAGWQVERKAVDENTYGQDTVMEQFPAAGEDIDPENPPKISLSVSTGNPA, translated from the coding sequence ATGAGCCAGGACGGCGCACAGGGGCGGTACGCGGGACGGGCGTTGGCGGACGGCCGCTATCAGCTGCGCGATCTGCTCGGCGAAGGCGGCATGGCCTCGGTGCATCTCGCGTACGACGCCGTGCTCGACCGCCAGGTCGCGGTCAAGACGCTGCACACCGAGCTGGGCCGGGAGCAGGCATTCCGCGAGCGGTTCCGCCGCGAGGCCCAGGCCGTGGCCAAGCTCACGCACACCAATATCGTCTCGGTCTTCGACACCGGCGAGGACAGCCTCGACGGCATGACGACTCCGTACATCGTCATGGAGTACATCGAGGGCCGCCCGCTCGGCTCGGTGCTGGACGAGGACATCCGGCAGCAGGGCGCGATGCCCGCCGACAAGGCGCTGAAGATCACCGCGGATGTGCTGGCGGCGCTGGAGATCAGCCATGAGATGGGGCTGGTCCACCGGGACATCAAGCCGGGCAACGTGATGATGACCAAGCGTGGCGTGGTCAAGGTGATGGACTTCGGCATCGCCCGCGCCATGCAGTCCGGCGTCACCTCGATGACCCAGACCGGCATGGTCGTCGGCACCCCGCAGTACCTCTCCCCGGAGCAGGCGCTCGGCCGGGGCGTGGACGCCCGCTCCGATCTGTACTCGGTCGGCATCATGCTGTTCCAGCTGGTCACCGGACGGCTGCCGTTCGAGGCGGACTCGCCGCTGGCCATCGCGTACGCGCATGTCCAGGAGGAGCCGGTGGCGCCCTCCTCGATCAACCGCTCGCTGCCGCCGGCGGTGGACGCGCTGGTCGCCCGCGCGCTGCGGAAGAACCCGAACGAGCGTTTCCCGAGCGCCGAGGCCATGCGCGACGAGTGTCTGCGGGTGGCGTCCTCCTTCCAGGCCGCGGCGCCGAGCATCGTGCCGGGCGCGCAGACCGCCAGCGGCGCCGGTGTCGGCGCGTCGGTGTTCCCGCCGGTCGACCAGTCGACCCCGGCGCCCTCCGGCCAGGTCCAGACGCCGTACCAGCCGGCTCCGACGCCGAACCCGTACGGCGCCCCGACGCCCGCGCCCGCTCCCTCCTACGGCTATCCGCAGGCGCAGCCGGGCTACCAGACCCCGCCGTCGGCCGGGTACGCGTCGACGCCGCCGCCGTACAACCTGAGCCCGCAGACCAGCGTGTCCGGTTCCGGGGGCGGTGGCGGCGGCCGGAACAACCGGCCGGTGATCATCGGGTCGATCGTGGTGTCGGTGATCGCGGTCGGCGGTCTGATCGCCGCGCTGATGTTCAACGGCGGCACCAAGGACGACGACCCCCAGGCCGACCCCAGCAAGTCGCCCTCGGCGGTCGAGGGGCACCGGGGTCCGGACAAGACGAAGGTCATCGACACCGAGAAGTGCACCGAGCCGGTGGAGTCGTACAACGACCCCGAGAAGGTGGAGCTGCCGGACTTCACGTTCAAGAACTACGACTCGGTGCGCGCCTGCGCCCGGGCCGCGGGCTGGCAGGTCGAGCGCAAGGCCGTGGACGAGAACACCTACGGCCAGGACACGGTGATGGAGCAGTTCCCGGCGGCCGGGGAGGACATCGACCCGGAGAACCCGCCGAAGATCTCGCTCAGCGTCTCCACGGGCAACCCGGCCTGA
- a CDS encoding bacterial proteasome activator family protein has protein sequence MEMPRNERSPENPQILVVGQDGMALSGGNPDEDSREIPVTEQVEQPAKVMRIGSMIKQLLEEVRAAPLDEASRVRLKEIHASSVKELEDGLAPELVEELERLSLPFADEATPSDSELRIAQAQLVGWLEGLFHGIQTTLFAQQMAARAQLEQMRRALPPGVGHEEGGDDPRTGGRSGGPYL, from the coding sequence ATGGAGATGCCGAGGAACGAAAGGTCGCCGGAGAACCCGCAGATCCTGGTCGTGGGCCAGGACGGCATGGCGCTCAGTGGCGGCAACCCGGACGAGGACTCCCGCGAGATTCCCGTGACGGAGCAGGTCGAGCAGCCGGCGAAGGTCATGCGGATCGGCAGCATGATCAAGCAGTTGCTCGAAGAGGTGCGCGCGGCTCCTCTCGACGAGGCCAGCCGGGTCCGCCTCAAGGAGATCCACGCCAGCTCGGTGAAGGAGCTGGAGGACGGACTCGCCCCGGAGCTGGTCGAGGAACTGGAGCGCCTGTCCCTGCCGTTCGCCGACGAGGCGACCCCGTCCGACTCGGAACTGCGGATCGCCCAGGCCCAGTTGGTGGGCTGGCTGGAGGGCCTCTTCCACGGCATCCAGACCACCTTGTTCGCCCAGCAGATGGCGGCCCGCGCCCAGCTGGAGCAGATGCGCCGCGCCCTCCCGCCGGGCGTCGGCCACGAGGAGGGCGGCGACGACCCGCGCACCGGCGGCCGCTCGGGCGGACCGTACCTGTAG
- a CDS encoding NAD(P)H-quinone oxidoreductase codes for MHAITIDEPGGPEALVWAEVPDPVPGEGEVLIEVAASAVNRADLLQRQGFYNPPPGASPYPGLECSGRIGALGPGVSGWAVGDEVCALLAGGGYAEKVVVPAGQVLPVPKGVGLVQAAALPEVVCTVWSNVFMISHLRPGETLLVHGGSSGIGTMAIQLAKAVGAKVAVTAGTRQKLDRCAELGADILVNYREQDFVEELAKATDGAGADVILDNMGAKYLDRNVRTLAVNGRLAIIGLQGGVKGELNLAALLNKRAAISATSLRARPLAEKTAIVAAVREHVWPLLDGGHVRPVVDREIPMSDAAAAHRVVEESGHVGKVLLVTP; via the coding sequence ATGCATGCGATCACGATCGACGAACCCGGTGGACCCGAGGCGCTGGTGTGGGCGGAGGTCCCCGATCCGGTGCCCGGCGAGGGCGAGGTCCTCATCGAGGTGGCGGCGAGCGCCGTGAACCGGGCCGACCTCCTTCAGCGGCAGGGCTTCTACAACCCCCCGCCCGGCGCGTCCCCCTACCCGGGCCTGGAGTGCTCAGGGCGGATCGGCGCGCTCGGCCCCGGAGTCTCCGGCTGGGCCGTCGGCGACGAGGTGTGCGCGCTGCTCGCGGGCGGCGGTTATGCCGAGAAGGTCGTCGTCCCGGCCGGGCAGGTGCTGCCGGTGCCCAAGGGCGTCGGCCTGGTGCAGGCCGCGGCGCTGCCCGAGGTGGTCTGCACGGTGTGGTCGAACGTCTTCATGATCTCCCACCTGCGTCCGGGCGAGACCCTGCTGGTGCACGGTGGCTCCAGCGGCATCGGCACCATGGCGATCCAGCTCGCGAAGGCCGTCGGTGCCAAGGTCGCGGTCACCGCCGGTACCCGTCAGAAGCTGGACCGGTGCGCGGAGCTGGGCGCGGACATCCTGGTCAATTACAGGGAGCAGGACTTCGTCGAGGAGCTCGCGAAGGCCACCGACGGCGCGGGCGCCGACGTCATCCTCGACAACATGGGCGCCAAGTACCTGGACCGCAATGTCCGCACCCTCGCCGTCAACGGCCGCCTCGCGATCATCGGCCTCCAGGGCGGCGTCAAGGGCGAGCTGAATCTCGCCGCCCTGCTGAACAAGCGCGCCGCCATCAGCGCGACCTCGCTGCGGGCCCGCCCGCTGGCCGAGAAGACGGCGATCGTCGCGGCCGTAAGGGAGCATGTGTGGCCGTTGCTCGACGGCGGCCATGTGCGTCCGGTCGTCGACCGGGAGATCCCGATGAGCGACGCGGCGGCCGCGCACCGGGTGGTGGAGGAGAGCGGGCACGTCGGCAAGGTCCTGCTGGTCACGCCCTGA
- a CDS encoding ATP-binding cassette domain-containing protein: MSQHTPALAIETAGLVKTFGETRAVDGVDLAVPAGTVYGVLGPNGAGKTTTVKMLATLLRPDGGEAHVFGHDVVREADEVRGRVSLTGQYASVDEDLTGTENLILLGRLLGHSKPAARIRSEQLLEAFGLSEAAAKQVKHYSGGMRRRIDIAASILNTPDLLFLDEPTTGLDPRSRNQVWDIVRAVVAQGTTVLLTTQYLDEADQLASRIAVIDHGRVIAEGTKGELKASVGAGSVHLRLRDPGRRPDAERVLRTALTADVTLEHDPVALTARLSSAAGDSAAEQASRALAELARTGITVDNFSLGQPSLDEVFLALTGHDTGQDTGHGSKDEVAA; the protein is encoded by the coding sequence ATGAGCCAGCACACGCCGGCCCTGGCCATCGAGACCGCGGGCCTGGTGAAGACGTTCGGCGAGACCAGGGCCGTCGACGGAGTCGATCTGGCGGTGCCGGCCGGCACGGTCTACGGCGTCCTCGGGCCGAACGGCGCCGGAAAGACCACCACCGTGAAGATGCTCGCCACCCTGCTGCGCCCGGACGGCGGTGAGGCCCATGTGTTCGGCCACGACGTCGTGCGCGAGGCCGACGAGGTGCGCGGCCGGGTCAGCCTGACCGGCCAGTACGCCTCCGTGGACGAGGACCTCACCGGCACCGAGAACCTGATCCTGCTGGGCCGTCTGCTCGGCCACTCCAAGCCGGCCGCGCGCATCCGCAGCGAACAGCTCCTGGAGGCCTTCGGGCTCAGCGAGGCGGCGGCCAAGCAGGTCAAGCACTACTCGGGCGGGATGCGGCGCCGGATCGACATCGCCGCGTCCATCCTCAACACGCCCGATCTGCTCTTCCTCGACGAGCCGACGACCGGGCTCGACCCGCGCAGCCGCAACCAGGTGTGGGACATCGTGCGCGCGGTGGTCGCCCAGGGCACGACGGTGCTGCTGACCACGCAGTATCTGGACGAGGCCGACCAGCTCGCCTCCCGGATCGCGGTCATCGACCACGGCCGGGTGATCGCCGAGGGCACCAAGGGCGAGCTGAAGGCGTCCGTGGGCGCCGGATCGGTCCATCTGCGGCTGCGCGATCCCGGCCGGCGGCCGGACGCCGAGCGGGTGCTGCGGACGGCGCTGACCGCGGACGTGACGCTGGAGCACGACCCGGTGGCGCTGACCGCCCGGCTGTCCTCCGCGGCCGGTGACAGCGCGGCGGAGCAGGCCTCGCGGGCGCTCGCCGAGCTGGCCCGGACCGGCATCACCGTCGACAACTTCTCCCTGGGCCAGCCCAGCCTGGACGAGGTCTTCCTCGCCCTCACCGGACACGACACCGGCCAGGACACCGGCCACGGCAGCAAGGACGAGGTGGCGGCATGA
- a CDS encoding ABC transporter permease produces the protein MSTATTPEAKELAPVSTESLAELLVTGERPPRPSALSASLTFGWRAMLKIKHVPEQLFDVTAFPIMMVLMYTYLFGGALAGSPEEYIQFLLPGILVMSVVMITMYTGVSVNTDIEKGVFDRFRSLPIWRPSTMVGYLLGDAVRYTLASAVMLTVGIIIGYRPDGGIVGVLAGIALLVVFSFAFSWIWTMFGLLLRTEKSVMGVSMMVIFPLTFLSNVFVDPRTMPGWLQAFVNNSPITHLSSAVRELMAGDWPADEIAWTLGWAAVLILVFGPITMRLYNRK, from the coding sequence ATGAGCACCGCGACAACCCCCGAGGCCAAGGAACTCGCCCCGGTCAGCACCGAGTCGCTCGCCGAGCTGCTCGTCACCGGGGAGCGGCCGCCACGGCCGAGCGCGCTGTCGGCCTCGCTGACCTTCGGCTGGCGGGCGATGCTGAAGATCAAGCATGTGCCGGAGCAGCTCTTCGACGTCACCGCGTTCCCGATCATGATGGTGCTGATGTACACCTACCTCTTCGGGGGCGCCCTGGCCGGGTCCCCGGAGGAGTACATCCAGTTCCTGCTGCCGGGCATCCTGGTGATGTCGGTCGTGATGATCACGATGTACACCGGTGTATCGGTCAACACGGACATCGAGAAGGGTGTCTTCGACCGGTTCCGGTCGCTGCCCATCTGGCGGCCGTCGACGATGGTCGGCTATCTCCTGGGCGACGCCGTGCGCTACACCCTCGCCTCCGCGGTGATGCTCACCGTCGGCATCATCATCGGCTACCGGCCGGACGGCGGGATCGTGGGCGTGCTCGCCGGGATCGCGCTGCTGGTGGTGTTCTCGTTCGCGTTCTCGTGGATCTGGACGATGTTCGGGCTGCTGCTGCGCACCGAGAAGTCGGTGATGGGCGTCAGCATGATGGTGATCTTCCCGCTGACCTTCCTGTCCAACGTGTTCGTCGACCCGAGGACCATGCCGGGCTGGCTCCAGGCCTTCGTCAACAACAGCCCCATCACCCATCTGTCCTCCGCGGTGCGGGAGCTGATGGCGGGTGACTGGCCGGCCGACGAGATCGCCTGGACGCTGGGCTGGGCCGCGGTGCTGATCCTGGTCTTCGGGCCGATCACGATGCGGCTGTACAACCGCAAGTAG
- a CDS encoding IS110 family RNA-guided transposase: MAADEIAVIGGIDTHTDLHQAAVIDTVGRHLATRAFETTPDGYRQMLEWLCSHGELLVVGLEGTGAYGAEAARFLTANGVTVIEVDRPDRKARRDNGKSDPVDAYAAATAVLSGRASGIPKTRDGIVEAIRTLRVARSSAVKARTQAINQIRTLIVTAPATVRERLRGLATGELVDTLARSRPAGDLADPVCAAKITLRRLARRYQLLCEEIAEADADLGPLVTRAAPRLIALPGVGPETAGQLLTSAGDNPDRLKSEASFAHLCGAAPIPASSGRTNRHRLNRGGDRQANRALHTIVLVRMRYDQRTRDYVAKRTTEGMTKKDIIRCLKRFVAREVYKHLPHPRITTEHLIQTT; this comes from the coding sequence ATGGCAGCAGACGAGATAGCGGTCATCGGCGGCATTGACACCCACACCGACCTGCACCAGGCCGCAGTGATCGACACCGTGGGCCGGCACCTGGCCACCCGGGCGTTCGAGACCACCCCGGACGGCTACCGGCAGATGCTGGAGTGGCTGTGCTCGCACGGTGAACTCCTTGTGGTGGGCCTAGAAGGTACCGGTGCCTACGGAGCAGAAGCCGCCCGCTTCCTTACTGCGAACGGCGTCACGGTCATCGAGGTCGACCGCCCCGATCGCAAAGCGAGGCGGGACAACGGCAAGTCCGATCCCGTCGACGCCTACGCCGCCGCGACCGCCGTGCTGTCGGGCCGGGCCTCGGGCATCCCGAAGACCCGCGACGGGATCGTGGAGGCCATCCGCACCCTGCGGGTGGCCCGCAGCTCGGCGGTCAAGGCCCGCACCCAGGCCATCAACCAGATCCGCACGCTGATCGTCACCGCCCCTGCCACGGTGCGCGAGAGGCTGCGCGGCCTGGCCACCGGCGAACTGGTCGACACCCTTGCTCGTTCCCGCCCGGCAGGTGACCTTGCCGATCCGGTCTGCGCGGCGAAGATCACGCTGCGACGGCTCGCTCGCCGCTACCAGCTGCTCTGCGAGGAGATCGCCGAGGCGGATGCGGACCTTGGGCCGCTGGTCACCCGGGCGGCACCGCGCCTGATCGCTCTGCCCGGCGTCGGCCCGGAGACCGCAGGCCAGCTGCTGACCAGCGCGGGCGACAACCCCGACCGCCTGAAGTCGGAGGCGTCCTTCGCGCACTTGTGCGGAGCCGCTCCAATCCCGGCCTCCTCGGGACGCACCAACCGGCACCGACTCAACCGCGGCGGCGACCGCCAGGCCAACAGGGCGCTGCACACCATCGTGCTGGTCCGGATGCGCTACGACCAGCGGACCAGGGACTACGTCGCCAAACGCACTACCGAAGGCATGACCAAGAAGGACATCATCCGCTGCCTGAAACGGTTCGTCGCCCGTGAGGTCTACAAGCACCTGCCCCACCCACGGATCACAACCGAACACCTCATCCAGACCACTTGA
- a CDS encoding potassium channel family protein → MFHVKLPGHDVIARQPDERLATHRIKLPKKVVEHPFRQVAKRVVMALTLLVLCALIVYADHDGYNDNSDGSLDFLDAFYYATVTLSTTGYGDITPVSDTARLTNILVITPMRVLFLIILVGTTLEVLTERTREEWRLNRWRSALRDHTVVVGFGTKGRSAIQTVCATGLRKEQVIVVDPSSKVIDAATAEGYAGIVGDATRSDVLKRAEVHRARKIIIATQRDDTAVLVTLTARQMNRGAKIVAAVREEENAPLLKQSGADAVITSASAAGRLLGLSVLSPAAGMVMEDLIQQGSGLDIIERPVIKAEVGKGPRETSDLVVSVVRGHRVLGYDDPAIGTLEATDRVITIIRATPSTQVAPDIRPISQD, encoded by the coding sequence GTGTTTCACGTGAAACTTCCGGGCCACGACGTCATCGCGCGTCAGCCTGACGAACGCCTGGCGACCCATCGGATCAAGCTGCCGAAGAAGGTGGTGGAGCACCCCTTCCGCCAGGTCGCCAAGCGCGTGGTCATGGCGCTGACGCTCCTGGTGCTGTGCGCCCTCATCGTCTACGCCGACCACGACGGCTACAACGACAACTCCGACGGCAGCCTCGACTTCCTCGACGCCTTCTATTACGCGACCGTCACCCTCTCCACCACGGGCTACGGCGACATCACCCCGGTCAGCGACACCGCCCGGCTCACCAACATCCTCGTCATCACGCCCATGCGGGTGCTGTTCCTGATCATCCTGGTCGGCACCACGCTGGAGGTCCTCACCGAGCGCACCCGGGAGGAATGGCGTCTGAACCGCTGGAGGTCCGCCTTGCGCGACCACACCGTCGTCGTCGGCTTCGGCACCAAGGGGCGCTCGGCGATCCAGACCGTCTGCGCCACGGGACTGAGGAAGGAACAGGTCATCGTGGTCGACCCCAGCAGCAAGGTGATCGACGCGGCGACCGCCGAGGGCTACGCGGGCATCGTCGGCGACGCCACCCGCAGCGATGTGCTCAAGCGGGCCGAGGTGCACAGGGCCCGGAAGATCATCATCGCCACCCAGCGCGACGACACAGCCGTCCTGGTCACGCTGACGGCCCGCCAGATGAACCGCGGCGCGAAGATCGTGGCCGCGGTGCGCGAGGAGGAGAACGCCCCGCTGCTGAAGCAGTCCGGCGCCGACGCGGTCATCACCAGCGCCAGCGCGGCCGGCCGGCTGCTCGGTCTGTCGGTGCTCAGCCCCGCCGCCGGCATGGTGATGGAGGACCTGATCCAACAGGGCAGCGGGCTCGACATCATCGAACGGCCGGTCATAAAGGCCGAGGTCGGCAAGGGGCCGCGGGAGACGTCCGACCTGGTGGTCAGCGTCGTACGCGGCCACCGGGTGCTCGGATACGACGACCCGGCCATCGGCACCCTTGAGGCGACGGACCGGGTCATCACCATCATCCGGGCCACGCCGAGCACCCAGGTCGCGCCCGACATCCGCCCGATTTCACAGGACTGA